One Cellulomonas taurus genomic region harbors:
- a CDS encoding DUF3097 domain-containing protein has protein sequence MNDRYGNDVLSADSRSAHRRPTSRPVPAERGLVVEEVTTGWVGAITRVEKSGGEHVVVLEDRRGRTRTFRLGPGFWIDGKPVELVPHRPTTPTGPQRTASGSLAAPDQRARVARGSRIWVEGKHDAELVEKVWGDDLRAEGVVVELLQGVDNLEEALRDFAPSAERKVGVLVDHLVPGSKEQRIADAALRTVRPGTVLVLGHPYVDVWQAVKPQRIGLERWPVIERGTEWKRGILRELGWPADEQADVARAWQRILRSVRSYADLEPSLLGRVEELIDFVTA, from the coding sequence GTGAACGACCGCTATGGCAACGATGTCCTGTCCGCCGACTCCCGGTCGGCGCACCGGCGCCCGACCTCCCGTCCGGTGCCCGCGGAGCGCGGTCTGGTCGTCGAGGAGGTGACCACCGGCTGGGTCGGGGCGATCACCCGGGTGGAGAAGTCCGGCGGCGAGCACGTGGTCGTCCTGGAGGACCGCCGGGGCCGGACCCGCACCTTCCGCCTCGGCCCGGGGTTCTGGATCGACGGCAAGCCGGTCGAGCTGGTGCCGCACCGCCCCACCACCCCCACCGGCCCGCAGCGCACCGCCTCCGGGTCGCTGGCCGCCCCGGACCAGCGCGCGCGGGTCGCCCGCGGGTCGCGGATCTGGGTCGAGGGCAAACACGACGCCGAACTGGTGGAGAAGGTCTGGGGCGACGACCTGCGCGCCGAGGGGGTCGTCGTCGAGCTGCTCCAGGGGGTGGACAACCTGGAGGAGGCGCTGCGGGACTTCGCGCCCAGTGCCGAGCGCAAGGTGGGCGTGCTGGTCGATCACCTGGTGCCCGGTTCCAAGGAGCAGCGGATCGCCGACGCCGCCCTGCGCACCGTCCGGCCTGGCACCGTCCTGGTGCTCGGCCACCCCTACGTCGACGTGTGGCAGGCGGTGAAGCCGCAGCGGATCGGGCTGGAGCGCTGGCCGGTGATCGAGCGCGGCACCGAGTGGAAGCGGGGCATCCTGCGCGAGCTGGGATGGCCGGCCGACGAGCAGGCCGACGTCGCCCGGGCCTGGCAGCGGATCCTGCGCAGCGTGCGCTCCTACGCCGACCTGGAGCCGTCGCTGCTCGGGCGGGTGGAGGAGCTGATCGACTTCGTCACCGCCTGA
- a CDS encoding MFS transporter has translation MTSAAAPDLDPNRWRALGVCLAIGFITMLDVSIVNVALPSIENSLHASASQLQLIVAGYTLAFGLVLVPAGRLGDARGRRRLFLIGLTGFALTSLGAGLAPSDEVLAVMRLLQGASAGMVNPQVVGTIQQLFSGYERGKAFGYFGATIGVSTAIGPALGGLIIQAFGAESGWRWVFFVNVPVVAVVLPLALRWLPRGTGNGRGPAASLTPSGRPRLDGVGLVLIALAATAVMLPFVITTGSGDDPTRWWWLLVGAVIAAGTVLWERSYQRRTGAAVLDPRVIGDPAFRNGALLGMAYFAGFTSVFLVVTIYLQQVAGYTPLQAGLVGMPFAIGSAIAAQRSGKLVAERGRALVVIGLALVLIGLAGTDLVIRIVDPPAVAWAVAGTQMIAGVGSGLVISPNQTLTLANVPVERAGVAGSMLQVGQRIGSALGVAVALSTFYSGLAAGLDGGPAAGRALLVSVVLVAVALVVGLVDLRARRRPQESARPGA, from the coding sequence GTGACATCCGCTGCCGCCCCTGACCTGGATCCGAACCGCTGGCGTGCCCTCGGGGTGTGTCTGGCGATCGGGTTCATCACCATGCTGGACGTCTCGATCGTGAACGTGGCGCTGCCGTCGATCGAGAACAGCCTCCACGCGTCGGCGAGCCAGCTGCAGCTGATCGTGGCCGGGTACACGCTCGCCTTCGGGCTGGTGCTGGTGCCCGCCGGACGACTCGGCGACGCCCGTGGTCGCCGACGCCTGTTCCTGATCGGCCTGACCGGCTTCGCGCTGACCAGCCTGGGAGCCGGGCTCGCGCCGTCGGATGAGGTGCTGGCGGTGATGCGCCTGTTGCAGGGTGCCAGCGCGGGCATGGTGAACCCTCAGGTCGTCGGGACGATCCAGCAGCTGTTCTCCGGGTACGAGCGGGGCAAGGCGTTCGGGTACTTCGGCGCCACCATCGGGGTCTCCACCGCGATCGGCCCGGCGCTCGGCGGGCTGATCATCCAGGCGTTCGGCGCCGAGAGCGGGTGGCGGTGGGTGTTCTTCGTCAACGTGCCGGTGGTCGCGGTGGTGCTGCCGCTGGCGCTGCGCTGGCTGCCCCGGGGCACCGGGAACGGGCGCGGGCCGGCGGCGTCGCTCACCCCGAGCGGGCGGCCGCGACTGGACGGGGTCGGGCTGGTGCTGATCGCGCTCGCGGCGACGGCGGTGATGCTGCCCTTCGTGATCACCACCGGCAGCGGTGACGACCCGACCCGGTGGTGGTGGCTGCTGGTCGGGGCGGTGATCGCGGCGGGCACCGTGCTGTGGGAACGCTCGTACCAGCGGCGGACCGGTGCGGCGGTGCTGGACCCGCGGGTGATCGGCGACCCGGCGTTCCGCAACGGCGCGCTGCTGGGGATGGCCTACTTCGCCGGGTTCACCTCGGTGTTCCTGGTGGTGACCATCTACCTGCAGCAGGTCGCCGGGTACACGCCGCTGCAGGCGGGGCTGGTCGGGATGCCGTTCGCGATCGGATCGGCGATCGCCGCCCAGCGCTCCGGGAAGCTGGTCGCCGAACGGGGCCGGGCGCTGGTGGTGATCGGACTGGCGCTGGTGCTGATCGGTCTGGCCGGGACGGACCTGGTGATCCGGATCGTCGACCCGCCCGCGGTGGCCTGGGCGGTGGCCGGCACGCAGATGATCGCGGGCGTCGGCTCCGGGCTGGTCATCTCGCCGAACCAGACCCTGACCCTGGCGAACGTGCCGGTCGAGCGGGCCGGGGTCGCCGGGTCGATGCTGCAGGTCGGTCAGCGGATCGGGTCGGCACTGGGTGTCGCGGTGGCGCTGTCCACCTTCTACTCCGGGCTGGCCGCGGGTCTGGACGGCGGACCGGCCGCCGGGCGCGCGCTGCTGGTCTCCGTGGTCCTGGTCGCTGTGGCGCTCGTGGTCGGCCTGGTCGATCTGCGGGCCCGCCGACGCCCGCAGGAGAGCGCTCGACCCGGGGCGTAG
- the hrcA gene encoding heat-inducible transcriptional repressor HrcA: MAEDRRLDVLRAIVEDYVATKEPVGSRALVERHSLGVSPATIRNDMAALEDAGLIVQPHTSAGRVPTDKGYRLFVDRLATIKPLSTPERRAIETFMQDAVDLDDVVDRAVRLLAQLTHQVAVVQYPSLRRTALRHVELVPVSDRHLLVVIITEHGRVEQRTLELADPLDLAAVARLRMRLNVAATGRRLPDLDAALAGIADEVEPESSALLRAVVGVIEDTLAGESEERVVVAGTANLVRGNTDVARTLSPVLEALEEQVVLLRLLTDAAEDEGVSVRIGRETRHEGLVDASLVSSGYGADGAAVARIASLGPLRMDYPGTIASVRAVARYLSRILAN, from the coding sequence ATGGCCGAGGACCGCAGGCTCGACGTGCTGCGCGCGATCGTCGAGGACTACGTCGCCACCAAGGAGCCGGTCGGCTCGCGTGCCCTGGTCGAACGGCACTCGCTCGGGGTCTCCCCGGCGACCATCCGCAACGACATGGCCGCTCTGGAGGACGCCGGGCTGATCGTCCAGCCGCACACCTCCGCGGGTCGGGTGCCCACCGACAAGGGCTACCGGTTGTTCGTCGACCGCCTGGCCACCATCAAGCCGCTGTCGACCCCGGAGCGCCGGGCGATCGAGACCTTCATGCAGGACGCGGTGGACCTGGACGACGTGGTGGACCGCGCCGTGCGGCTGCTGGCCCAGCTGACCCATCAGGTCGCGGTGGTGCAGTACCCGTCGCTGCGTCGCACGGCCCTGCGGCACGTGGAGCTGGTCCCGGTGTCCGACCGCCACCTGCTGGTGGTCATCATCACCGAGCACGGCCGGGTCGAGCAGCGCACGCTGGAACTGGCCGACCCGTTGGACCTGGCGGCGGTCGCCCGGCTCCGGATGCGGCTGAACGTCGCGGCCACCGGCCGTCGACTGCCTGACCTGGACGCCGCCCTGGCCGGGATCGCCGACGAGGTGGAGCCGGAGTCGAGCGCCCTGCTGCGTGCCGTGGTCGGGGTGATCGAGGACACCCTCGCCGGGGAGAGCGAGGAGCGGGTGGTCGTCGCCGGCACCGCCAACCTGGTGCGCGGCAACACCGACGTGGCCCGCACGCTCAGCCCGGTGCTGGAGGCGCTGGAGGAGCAGGTCGTGCTGCTCCGCCTGCTCACCGACGCCGCCGAGGACGAGGGGGTGTCGGTGCGGATCGGCCGCGAGACCCGGCACGAGGGCCTGGTCGACGCCAGCCTGGTCAGCTCGGGCTACGGCGCCGACGGGGCGGCCGTCGCCCGGATCGCCTCGCTCGGCCCGCTCCGGATGGACTACCCCGGCACCATCGCCTCCGTGCGCGCCGTCGCCCGTTATCTCTCGCGCATCCTTGCCAACTGA
- the dnaJ gene encoding molecular chaperone DnaJ, with protein MNDYYEVLGVPRDATGEQIKKAYRRLAREFHPDVAGSDSASEEKFKDVQRAYEVLSNPDKRQMYDLGQDPTAPGGGGGGQAGGFGFQDIFETFFGAAAGGGHRGPIPRARRGQDALIRLDIDLAEATFGTHRQVPIDTAVVCPTCSGTCCRPGTSPRTCEVCGGQGTVQRVARSFLGQVMTTQPCAACHGFGTVIPEPCTECAGEGRVRSRRTLEVDVPAGVDTGTRIKLTAQGEVGPAGGPAGDIYLEVRERRHETFLREGDDLHCTLTVPMTAAALGTVLTLDTLDGPQEVDLRPGTQPQQVVTLKNLGVGHLHAGGRGDLHVHVEVQVPTGLDDEQAALLRQLSALRGEERPDARLQAASTGVFAKLRDKLSGR; from the coding sequence GTGAACGATTACTACGAGGTCCTGGGCGTCCCGCGCGATGCCACCGGCGAGCAGATCAAGAAGGCCTACCGCCGGCTGGCGCGGGAGTTCCACCCGGACGTCGCCGGGTCCGACAGTGCGTCGGAGGAGAAGTTCAAGGACGTCCAGCGTGCGTACGAGGTGCTGTCCAACCCGGACAAGCGCCAGATGTACGACCTCGGTCAGGACCCGACCGCCCCCGGTGGCGGCGGTGGCGGTCAGGCGGGTGGCTTCGGCTTCCAGGACATCTTCGAGACCTTCTTCGGGGCGGCCGCCGGTGGCGGGCACCGCGGTCCCATCCCGCGTGCCCGGCGCGGTCAGGACGCGCTGATCCGGCTGGACATCGACCTGGCCGAGGCCACCTTCGGCACCCACCGGCAGGTGCCGATCGACACCGCCGTGGTCTGCCCGACCTGCTCCGGCACCTGCTGCCGCCCGGGGACCTCGCCGCGCACCTGTGAGGTGTGCGGCGGTCAGGGCACCGTGCAGCGGGTCGCTCGTTCCTTCCTCGGCCAGGTGATGACCACCCAGCCGTGCGCCGCCTGCCACGGTTTCGGCACCGTGATCCCGGAGCCGTGCACCGAGTGCGCCGGTGAGGGACGGGTCCGCTCCCGCCGCACCCTGGAGGTCGACGTCCCGGCCGGTGTGGACACCGGCACCCGGATCAAGCTCACCGCCCAGGGTGAGGTCGGCCCCGCCGGTGGCCCGGCCGGTGACATCTACCTGGAGGTGCGCGAGCGGCGGCACGAGACCTTCCTGCGCGAGGGCGACGACCTGCACTGCACGCTCACCGTCCCGATGACCGCCGCCGCCCTCGGCACGGTGCTCACCCTGGACACCCTGGACGGCCCGCAGGAGGTCGACCTGCGACCGGGCACCCAGCCGCAGCAGGTCGTCACGCTGAAGAACCTGGGGGTCGGCCATCTGCACGCCGGTGGCCGCGGCGACCTGCACGTGCACGTGGAGGTCCAGGTGCCGACCGGTCTGGACGACGAGCAGGCGGCCCTGCTGCGCCAGCTGTCCGCCCTGCGCGGCGAGGAGCGGCCGGACGCCCGGTTGCAGGCGGCGAGCACCGGGGTGTTCGCCAAGCTGCGCGACAAGCTCTCGGGTCGCTGA
- a CDS encoding 16S rRNA (uracil(1498)-N(3))-methyltransferase, giving the protein MTAPVFVTDPGQLDGYHAGDVYLLHGAEGRHAGVVQRRTAGERIDVVDGAGVRLVGEIAAVEPEGVRLTVRQRVTEPPSTPRLVLVQALAKGDRDEMAIEAATEVGVDAVIPWQAERSIVIWRGDRAAKSRARWLATVRAAAKQSRRAWVPEVEPPVDRRGLVARTEAVVAAGGAVLVLHEEATVPLSAAALPAEGTPAEVLIVVGPEGGISAQETAALEAAGARTVRLGPHVLRTSTAGTVALSLLAAGLGRWV; this is encoded by the coding sequence ATGACCGCGCCGGTCTTCGTGACCGACCCGGGTCAGCTGGACGGCTACCACGCCGGTGACGTGTACCTGCTGCACGGTGCCGAGGGGCGGCACGCCGGGGTGGTGCAGCGCCGGACGGCCGGGGAGCGGATCGACGTGGTGGACGGTGCCGGGGTGCGCCTGGTCGGGGAGATCGCCGCGGTCGAGCCCGAGGGTGTGCGGCTCACCGTGCGGCAGCGGGTCACCGAACCGCCGTCCACGCCCCGCCTGGTGCTGGTCCAGGCCCTGGCCAAGGGTGACCGGGACGAGATGGCGATCGAGGCGGCGACCGAAGTCGGCGTGGACGCGGTGATCCCGTGGCAGGCCGAACGGTCGATCGTGATCTGGCGCGGCGACCGGGCGGCCAAGTCCCGTGCCCGCTGGTTGGCGACCGTGCGGGCCGCCGCCAAGCAGTCCCGCCGCGCCTGGGTGCCGGAGGTCGAGCCGCCGGTGGACCGCCGTGGGCTCGTCGCCCGCACCGAGGCGGTGGTCGCCGCCGGTGGCGCCGTGCTGGTGCTGCACGAGGAGGCGACGGTTCCGCTGTCGGCCGCCGCGCTCCCGGCCGAGGGCACGCCGGCGGAGGTGCTGATCGTGGTCGGTCCCGAGGGCGGCATCTCCGCGCAGGAGACAGCGGCGCTGGAGGCCGCCGGTGCCCGGACCGTGCGGCTCGGCCCGCACGTGCTGCGCACCTCCACCGCCGGGACGGTCGCGCTGAGCCTGCTGGCAGCGGGGCTCGGTCGCTGGGTCTGA
- a CDS encoding PhoH family protein — MVESTPQSQRSAHPSAAVPARVEHRITVPTQVSMVELLGLQDQVLRAIESGFRTVDLHVRGNEIRMSGPAGDVALAARLVDELIEMAAAGTPLTPEVVTRSVAMLTAGTGTRPADVLSMNILSGRGRNIRPKTTGQKSYVDAIDRNTITFGIGPAGTGKTYLAMAKAVQALQAREINRIVLTRPAVEAGERLGFLPGGLSEKIDPYLRPLYDALHDMVDPDSIPRLMEAGTIEVAPLAYMRGRTLNDSFIILDEAQNTSAEQMKMFLTRLGYGSKIVVTGDVTQVDLPSGTQSGLRVVESILADVDDVAFCRMSSSDVVRHRLVSDIIDAYARWDTNK; from the coding sequence ATGGTCGAATCCACCCCGCAGTCGCAGCGTTCAGCCCACCCGTCCGCCGCCGTGCCCGCCCGGGTCGAACACCGGATCACGGTTCCCACGCAGGTGTCGATGGTGGAGCTGCTCGGGCTCCAGGACCAGGTGCTGCGCGCCATCGAGTCCGGTTTCCGCACCGTCGACCTGCACGTGCGCGGCAACGAGATCCGGATGTCCGGACCCGCGGGTGACGTGGCGCTCGCCGCCCGCCTGGTGGACGAGCTGATCGAGATGGCCGCCGCCGGTACCCCGCTGACCCCGGAGGTGGTGACCCGGTCGGTGGCGATGCTGACCGCGGGCACCGGCACCCGCCCGGCCGACGTGCTGAGCATGAACATCCTGTCCGGCCGCGGCCGCAACATCCGGCCGAAGACCACCGGGCAGAAGTCCTACGTGGACGCGATCGACCGGAACACGATCACCTTCGGCATCGGCCCGGCCGGAACCGGCAAGACCTACTTGGCGATGGCCAAGGCGGTGCAGGCGTTGCAGGCCCGGGAGATCAACCGGATCGTGCTGACCCGCCCGGCGGTCGAAGCGGGGGAGCGGCTCGGCTTCCTGCCCGGCGGGCTGTCGGAGAAGATCGACCCCTACCTGCGCCCGCTGTACGACGCTCTGCACGACATGGTGGACCCGGACTCGATCCCGCGGCTGATGGAGGCCGGGACGATCGAGGTCGCGCCGCTGGCCTACATGCGCGGGCGCACGCTCAACGACTCCTTCATCATCCTGGACGAGGCGCAGAACACCTCGGCCGAGCAGATGAAGATGTTCCTCACCCGACTCGGATACGGGTCGAAGATCGTCGTCACCGGCGACGTGACCCAGGTGGACCTGCCCTCGGGCACGCAGTCCGGTCTGCGGGTGGTGGAATCGATCCTGGCGGACGTCGACGACGTCGCGTTCTGCCGGATGTCCTCCTCCGATGTCGTCCGTCACCGCCTGGTGAGCGACATCATCGACGCCTACGCACGCTGGGACACGAACAAATGA
- the ybeY gene encoding rRNA maturation RNase YbeY has protein sequence MSIEVNNESGHPVDEAEFAALARFVLDQMHVHPQTDLSILFVDTDVMTDLHVKWMDEPGPTDVLSFPMDELRPGRADEPTPPGLLGDVVLCPEVAVEQARTAGHSTVEEMLLLTTHGILHLLGYDHAEPEEEKEMFALQRHLLLTFLAGR, from the coding sequence ATGAGCATCGAGGTCAACAACGAGTCCGGGCACCCGGTCGACGAGGCGGAGTTCGCCGCGCTGGCCCGGTTCGTGCTGGACCAGATGCACGTCCACCCGCAGACCGACCTGTCCATCCTGTTCGTCGACACCGACGTGATGACGGACCTGCACGTCAAGTGGATGGACGAGCCGGGCCCGACGGACGTGCTGTCCTTCCCGATGGACGAGCTGCGGCCCGGTCGCGCGGACGAGCCGACCCCGCCCGGCCTGCTCGGTGACGTGGTGCTCTGCCCGGAGGTCGCGGTGGAGCAGGCCCGCACCGCCGGTCACTCCACGGTGGAGGAGATGCTCCTGCTCACCACGCACGGCATCCTGCACCTGCTCGGCTACGACCACGCCGAGCCGGAGGAGGAGAAGGAGATGTTCGCGCTGCAGCGACATCTCCTGCTGACCTTCCTCGCCGGGCGATGA
- a CDS encoding hemolysin family protein, producing MSEVPIGLLVTLAVLALLVAALLSAGEAAILRVSRGQVADLAATRHPAAERIEALCEDRARVASSAGTLRLLCEMVAAVCITLAIAASTLSWSVELVIAVIACAFLTVVLARLSPRSVGQRRAISVLKLTARSLAGVRRVIGPLLRIAEPSGDLDERELREMVERDGREPIDDEEREMLRSVLGLGETLTREVMVPRTDMITTGEQTPLRKVLSLLLRSGYSRVPVIGEQVDDLRGVIYLKDLVRRLEEDPAAADAPALSVVRPAVFVPESKPVDELLRELQAGASHIAMVVDEYGGIAGLVTIEDALEEIVGELTDEHDPSAPQVEDLGGGTFLVPARLGRDELGELFGIEVEDDDVDTAGGLLAKSLGKVPIPGSAGEIHGLRLVAQGTEGRRKRVARVLVSRVPDEEASEDAAENAVMSSEERP from the coding sequence ATGAGCGAGGTCCCGATCGGCCTGCTGGTCACACTGGCGGTGCTGGCCCTGCTGGTGGCCGCGCTGCTGTCGGCGGGCGAGGCGGCGATCCTGCGGGTCTCGCGCGGGCAGGTGGCCGACCTGGCCGCCACCCGGCACCCGGCCGCCGAGCGGATCGAGGCGCTGTGCGAGGACCGGGCACGGGTAGCCTCCTCGGCGGGCACCCTGCGACTGCTCTGCGAGATGGTCGCCGCCGTCTGCATCACCCTGGCGATCGCCGCGAGCACTTTGAGCTGGTCGGTCGAACTGGTGATCGCCGTGATCGCCTGCGCCTTCCTCACCGTCGTGCTGGCGCGGTTGAGCCCGCGGTCGGTGGGGCAGCGGCGCGCGATCTCGGTGCTGAAGCTCACCGCCCGGTCGCTGGCAGGGGTGCGCCGGGTGATCGGCCCGCTGCTGCGGATCGCCGAGCCCTCCGGTGATCTGGACGAACGCGAGCTGCGCGAGATGGTCGAGCGCGACGGCCGGGAGCCGATCGACGACGAGGAGCGCGAGATGCTGCGCTCCGTGCTCGGCCTGGGCGAGACCCTGACCCGCGAGGTGATGGTGCCGCGCACCGACATGATCACCACCGGTGAGCAGACCCCGCTGCGCAAGGTGCTGTCCCTGCTGCTGCGGTCCGGCTACTCCCGGGTGCCGGTGATCGGTGAGCAGGTGGACGACCTGCGCGGGGTGATCTACCTCAAGGACCTGGTGCGCCGGCTGGAGGAGGACCCCGCCGCCGCCGACGCCCCGGCGCTCAGCGTGGTCCGGCCCGCGGTGTTCGTGCCGGAGTCCAAGCCGGTGGACGAGCTGCTGCGCGAGCTGCAGGCCGGTGCCTCGCACATCGCGATGGTGGTGGACGAGTACGGCGGCATCGCGGGGCTGGTCACCATCGAGGATGCGCTGGAGGAGATCGTCGGCGAGCTGACCGACGAGCACGACCCGTCCGCACCGCAGGTGGAGGACCTGGGCGGCGGGACCTTCCTGGTCCCGGCCCGGCTCGGCCGCGACGAACTCGGCGAGCTGTTCGGCATCGAGGTCGAGGACGACGACGTCGACACCGCCGGTGGCCTGCTCGCCAAGTCGTTGGGCAAGGTCCCGATCCCCGGTTCGGCCGGTGAGATCCACGGGCTGCGGCTGGTGGCGCAGGGCACCGAGGGACGCCGCAAACGAGTGGCTAGGGTTCTGGTCAGTCGGGTTCCCGACGAGGAAGCGTCAGAAGATGCCGCGGAGAACGCGGTGATGAGCTCAGAAGAAAGGCCCTGA
- the era gene encoding GTPase Era yields the protein MVTHRSGFACLVGRPNAGKSTLTNALVGQKVAITSGRPQTTRHTIRGIVHREDAQLVLVDTPGLHRPRTLLGERLNSLVKDTLTEVDVIGFCLPADQKVGPGDRFIAEQLAELSRGRRGTPVIAIATKADLVGKQRLAEHLLAISELGDWAEIIPVSAQDGYQVEELERLLTGYLPEGPALYPEGELTDEPESVMVAELVREAALEGVRDELPHSLAVQVEEILPREVGEGEAPMVDVRVNLFVERDSQKAIVIGRGGSRLRQVGTDARRGIEALLGTRVYLDLHVKVAKDWQRDPKQLGRLGF from the coding sequence ATGGTGACCCATCGATCCGGCTTCGCCTGCCTGGTGGGACGGCCGAACGCCGGCAAGTCCACCCTGACCAACGCCCTGGTGGGCCAGAAGGTGGCGATCACCTCCGGTCGCCCCCAGACCACCCGGCACACCATCCGGGGCATCGTGCACCGGGAGGACGCCCAGCTGGTGCTGGTCGACACCCCGGGGCTGCACCGGCCGCGCACCCTGCTGGGCGAGCGGTTGAACTCCCTGGTCAAGGACACCCTGACCGAGGTCGACGTGATCGGCTTCTGCCTGCCCGCTGACCAGAAGGTCGGCCCCGGTGACCGGTTCATCGCCGAGCAGCTGGCCGAGCTGAGCCGCGGCCGCCGGGGCACCCCGGTGATCGCGATCGCGACCAAGGCCGACCTGGTGGGCAAGCAGCGTCTGGCCGAGCATCTGCTGGCCATCTCCGAGCTGGGCGACTGGGCGGAGATCATCCCGGTGTCCGCGCAGGACGGCTACCAGGTCGAGGAGCTGGAGCGTCTGCTCACCGGGTACCTGCCGGAGGGCCCGGCGCTCTACCCCGAGGGCGAGCTGACCGACGAGCCGGAGTCCGTCATGGTCGCCGAGCTGGTGCGTGAGGCGGCGCTGGAGGGGGTGCGGGACGAGCTGCCGCACTCGCTGGCGGTGCAGGTGGAGGAGATCCTGCCCCGTGAGGTCGGCGAGGGCGAGGCCCCGATGGTGGACGTCCGGGTCAACCTGTTCGTCGAGCGGGACTCGCAGAAGGCGATCGTCATCGGTCGTGGCGGGTCGCGGCTGCGGCAGGTGGGCACCGACGCGCGCCGGGGCATCGAGGCACTGCTCGGCACCCGGGTCTACCTCGACCTGCACGTCAAGGTGGCCAAGGACTGGCAGCGCGATCCGAAGCAGCTCGGCCGCCTGGGCTTTTGA
- a CDS encoding alpha/beta hydrolase family protein: MAARDESSPRPGESPGRRRRRLVRDAEREAGAHRPRSARRDAVYRLIGGVLAGAILLAVIGSLMGPEWRPLPVTDPLTVQSSSTAIGDAPELSHYDVDTHVVEVQLDGATVQARVLTPMDAPDPVPAVLFVHGAGTGKFEDAFVAQAYALAEAGVATMVPDKRLDTYSMRHRDYVAMAQDYLASFDLLRSLPEVDSTRVGIYAESEGAWIAPVMAAERAAVDFVVLASAPVVPPRQQAGFAVDQYLRNTGVPDQVFRAIPRAVGMRLPGGGFEYVDFDVAPYLRQTTQPVLMVYGTADQSMPIIQGAEQVIRDIGIAGNGDYTLRYYGGADHGIRIDGTVSPAFLRDLCGWVLGLPDTARAAPRIAGAQPEQLYLAQPVPQPRWLGDGDLLLVLIIGAVGVAVLLPATRWAAVGWRHWRGQPALPGRDVPLTRRLTLLSAATVATVIALVWYLVSVARLALDYERNGWVVQGGWLGVRLLGLSAVLAAVLVIDRMRTLRRIGRPLVNGVFGHVAVWGTTVACAILLVVLAYWGVYQLGI; the protein is encoded by the coding sequence ATGGCGGCACGTGACGAGTCGTCCCCGCGTCCGGGGGAGAGCCCCGGGCGTCGTCGGCGACGGCTGGTCCGCGACGCCGAACGAGAGGCGGGGGCGCATCGACCGCGGTCGGCGCGCCGGGACGCGGTCTACCGGCTGATCGGTGGCGTGCTGGCCGGGGCGATCCTGCTCGCGGTGATCGGCTCGCTGATGGGGCCGGAATGGCGACCGTTGCCGGTGACCGATCCACTGACCGTGCAATCGTCGTCCACCGCCATCGGGGACGCTCCGGAGCTGTCCCACTACGACGTGGACACCCACGTGGTGGAGGTGCAGCTGGACGGGGCGACCGTGCAGGCCAGGGTCCTGACGCCGATGGATGCGCCGGACCCGGTGCCCGCGGTGCTGTTCGTGCACGGCGCCGGGACCGGCAAGTTCGAGGACGCCTTCGTCGCGCAGGCCTACGCGCTGGCCGAGGCCGGGGTGGCGACGATGGTGCCGGACAAGCGGCTGGACACCTACTCGATGCGGCACCGCGACTACGTGGCGATGGCCCAGGACTACCTGGCGTCCTTCGACCTGCTGCGTTCGTTGCCGGAGGTCGACTCGACCCGGGTCGGGATCTACGCCGAGTCCGAGGGCGCCTGGATCGCCCCGGTGATGGCGGCCGAGCGGGCGGCGGTGGACTTCGTGGTGCTGGCCTCCGCGCCGGTGGTGCCGCCCCGGCAGCAGGCGGGCTTCGCCGTGGACCAGTACCTGCGCAACACCGGGGTGCCGGACCAGGTGTTCCGGGCCATCCCGCGTGCTGTCGGCATGCGGCTGCCCGGGGGTGGCTTCGAGTACGTGGACTTCGACGTGGCGCCGTACCTGCGGCAGACCACCCAGCCGGTGCTGATGGTCTACGGCACCGCCGACCAGTCGATGCCGATCATCCAGGGCGCCGAACAGGTGATCCGGGACATCGGCATCGCCGGGAACGGCGACTACACGCTGCGCTACTACGGCGGCGCGGACCATGGCATCCGGATCGACGGCACCGTCTCGCCCGCCTTCCTGCGGGACCTGTGCGGCTGGGTGCTCGGGCTGCCGGACACCGCCCGGGCGGCACCGCGGATCGCCGGAGCCCAGCCCGAGCAGCTGTACCTGGCCCAACCGGTGCCGCAGCCGCGCTGGCTCGGCGACGGTGATCTGTTGCTGGTGCTCATCATCGGCGCGGTCGGCGTGGCGGTGCTGCTCCCGGCGACCCGGTGGGCGGCGGTCGGCTGGCGGCACTGGCGTGGGCAGCCGGCCCTGCCCGGCCGGGACGTGCCGCTCACCCGGCGACTGACCCTGCTGAGCGCCGCCACCGTCGCGACCGTGATCGCGCTGGTCTGGTACCTGGTCTCGGTGGCCCGGCTCGCGTTGGACTACGAGCGGAACGGCTGGGTGGTGCAGGGTGGGTGGCTCGGCGTCCGGCTGCTCGGCCTGTCGGCCGTGCTGGCGGCTGTGCTGGTGATCGATCGGATGCGTACCCTGCGGCGGATCGGTCGACCGCTGGTCAACGGGGTGTTCGGACATGTGGCGGTGTGGGGGACGACGGTCGCCTGCGCCATCCTGTTGGTGGTGCTCGCCTACTGGGGCGTCTACCAGCTGGGAATCTGA